In the genome of Chryseobacterium culicis, the window AAAAGATTATAAATCTAAAGAAGTAAAAATGTTTCCCAGTCTTACCACTATTATCAGTACTGAGGAAATGAATTATATTAAAGAAAAATTCGGTAGTGCGGATTTATTGCTGCTTCCGGTTGTGTTCAATGTTAACCAATCTATGGGAATGACTTTTGGAAATTCATTATTTAGGCTCTATGATCTTAATAACGGGGATTTTATTCAGCAGTTTTCAGAAAAAATCAATGTTAATATAGGAGATGCCGCAGGTTTCGCTATCATGACCGGTATGCTTATCAGCGGTGAAAAATCTCACCTGCTAAAAAATATCAAAAAATAATACTTATATAAAATTATGGATAAAGAAATTTCACACTTCTGGTTAGGATATTTTAAAAATGAAGAAGACTTTTATGCTTTTGTAGAAGAAGATGAAAATTATTATATAGAAGAAGAGAATGACGATCAGTATGTTTCCAAATTCGCGGAATCACAGAATATCAAGTGGTTTGACGATGACTTTATAGAATATGGTTTTGAGGATGAAAGCCTTAGTCTTTATGACAAATTTGCAGAATATTCTTATGCAGACCAATGGATTCCAATCTTAGAGAAAAAATTGAATGAACTCAGTCTGGATACGCCTATAAATGCGATCATTTTTGCTACAAGATTTGTTATTCCCAATCCTATTTCCGTAGAAAATGATGATTTTGCACTGCATTATGTAGGAGAAATAGAATACGATATTTAAATAATAGAGAAAAACGGATATACAAGCACTGGCAACAAATGATTTATGAAATCACTTGTTGCCATTTTTATAATATAAACAGCATGGAAATAATAAAGTGATTTCTTGAAAATAGGAGTAATTTAGCACCAATGAATTTATATTCTACTCTACAAATCGGGGATTATCATATTAATCACTGTGAAGATGATTTCCTCATCAAAAAAATCGGTTCAGATAAGATTGTATGTGCCATAATGGATGGCTGTTCTACTGCTATGGATAGTCATTTTGCTTCAACACTTGCTGGAAAAATTCTACGTAAAATCATTATTGAAGCTGGATACAAAGCATTATATAAAAAAGACAGCCAAGATAGTCTGGAAGAGGAACTCAGAGAAATCATAAGAGGATTATTCAAAGAACTTCTATTTGTTAAAAATCATCTGATGCTGGATGAAAAAGAGCTATTGACTACTCTTACTATCTTACTTTACGACAACACAACAGACAAAGGAATCATTTTAGCAATTGGTGATGGAGTTGTTTGTATCAATGGAAGTATTACAGAATTTGACCGTAATAATAAACCTGATTATTTGGCTTATCATCTTCATGAAAATTTTGAAGATTGGTATTCTGCTCAGTCTCAGAAAATATTTTTTGATCATTTAAAGGATGTTTCAATTGCGACTGATGGTATTTTAAGCTTTTCAAAAATTAAAAAGACAGACTCCGATGAAGAAATCAACTTTATGGAATATTTAATGATTGATCAGAAAAATAATGAAACGGAAGATATGCTCAACAGAAAACTTAAACAGCTGGAACATCATTATGGTGTAAAGCCAACAGATGATTTGGCTATCATTAGAATGATAAAATAAAATTATTCTAACAATCCAATTGACATTAAAATAAAACTTCCGTCCAAAAGACGGAAGTTTTTTATTTAAGGTTTGATTTACAGTATTGATTAATGAGCTTCCAGCCAGTTATCCCCTACTCCAATTTCTACCAATAGCGGAACCTGTGTTTTTAAGGCATTTTCCATTTCAGTTTTAATCAGTTTTGACGCTGATTCAATCTCATCCACCGGAGATTCAAATATCAATTCGTCATGTACCTGAAGCAGCATTTTTGTTTTTAGCTGTTGTTCTTCAAGTTCCCTGTCTATTTTAATCATGGCAAGCTTTACAACATCTGCGGCACTTCCCTGAACCGGAGCATTTACAGCATTTCTTTCTGCATGACCTCTTACCACAAAGTTGTTGGAATTGATATCTTTTAGGTGGCGTTTTCTTCCTAAAATAGTTTCTACATACCCTAACTGACGTGCTTTGTTCACCTGTTCTGCCATGTATTCCTTTAATTTCGGATAGGTTTCGAAATAGGCTTCAATCATCTGCTTGGCTTCAGTACGCGATAATCCGGTTTGTTCTGCCAGCGCAAAAGCTCCCTGTCCATAAATAATCCCAAAGTTTACGGTTTTAGCCTGGCTTCTCTGGGTTTTGGAAACTTCTTCCAATGGAATTTTAAATAGTTTCGCTGCCGTGGAAGCGTGAATATCTTCTCCATTCTGGAAGGCTTTGATCATATTGTCCTCTCCTGAAATTTCAGCAATCAAACGAAGTTCGATCTGAGAGTAATCGGCAGAAATAATTTTCTTTCCTTCTCCTGAAACAAAGGCTCCACGAATCTGCTGTCCTCTCACCGTTCGGATCGGAATATTTTGCAGGTTCGGGTTTACACTCGCCAAACGGCCTGTAGCAGCAGTGGTTTGTGAGAAATTGGTATGTACTCTGTTATCTTTTTTCTCAATCTGTGAAGGCAAAGCGTCTACATAGGTTGATTTGAGTTTCTGATACGTTCTGTATTCCAGAATATATTTGATGATCTCATGTTTTGAAGATAACTTTTGAAGAACATCTTCTGAGGTTGCATATTGTCCGGTTTTTGTTTTCTTAGCTTTTGGATCCAGCTGTAACTTTTCAAACAGAATCTCCCCCAACTGTTTAGGTGAATTCATATTGAATTCTTCTTCTGAAAGTTCAAAAATCTTCGCTTCCAGTTGTTTCAGATCATTTTCAAGGTCAACACTTTCCTGTGCCAGCCATTTTTCATCCAGAGAAATTCCTGCCAGTTCCATTTTTGCCAACACTTCCATCAAAGGCATTTCAATATTATAGAAAAGCTCTTCCAGGTTTTCTTTTTTCAGTTGTGGGGCAAAAAGCTCATACAACTGGAATGTTACGTCAGCATCTTCTGCGGCATAATCCGTCTGCGTTCTCACATCTGCATCTCTGAAACTACCTTGTTTTTTACCTTTTTTCCCAATGATCGTTTCAATAGATACCGGTTTATAGTTCAGGTATACTTCTGAAAGATAGTCCATGCCATGTCTTCCGTCTGGATTCAACAGATAATGGGCAATCATGGTATCAAACATAGCCCCTTTAACGGTGATGTCGTATTGTTGTAAAACTTTATAATCGTATTTAAGATTATGGGCAATTTTCAACAGGTCTTCTTTTTCAAAAAATGGTCTGAAAATCTCCAGCGTCTGCAAAACTTCTTCTCTGTTTTCAGAAAGAGGAATGTAATAGGCAAGTCCTTTTTTATAGGAGAAACTCATTCCTACCAATTCTGCTTCCAGTTCGTTTAATGAAGTCGTTTCTGTATCAAAGCAAACAACTTTTTGCT includes:
- a CDS encoding protein phosphatase 2C domain-containing protein, encoding MNLYSTLQIGDYHINHCEDDFLIKKIGSDKIVCAIMDGCSTAMDSHFASTLAGKILRKIIIEAGYKALYKKDSQDSLEEELREIIRGLFKELLFVKNHLMLDEKELLTTLTILLYDNTTDKGIILAIGDGVVCINGSITEFDRNNKPDYLAYHLHENFEDWYSAQSQKIFFDHLKDVSIATDGILSFSKIKKTDSDEEINFMEYLMIDQKNNETEDMLNRKLKQLEHHYGVKPTDDLAIIRMIK
- a CDS encoding immunity 22 family protein — translated: MDKEISHFWLGYFKNEEDFYAFVEEDENYYIEEENDDQYVSKFAESQNIKWFDDDFIEYGFEDESLSLYDKFAEYSYADQWIPILEKKLNELSLDTPINAIIFATRFVIPNPISVENDDFALHYVGEIEYDI
- the polA gene encoding DNA polymerase I: MDATQDKRLFLIDAYAMIFRGYHAMYKSQRFTNSGIETTAIFGFMNSLIELIRKEKPTHLAVVFDVGQASVRTNDYADYKANRSETPEAIKIGVPYIHRILEAMHVPRLGVEGYEADDVIGTIACKAEKEGYTVFMVTPDKDFGQLVTDKIKIYKPGYKGGEIQILGVEEIKAKYEIEDPKQVIDFLAMMGDSSDNIPGLEGVGEKTAMKFLKEFGNIETLLANTDKLKGKLKEKVEASAERGILSKKLATIICDAPVEFHQEQYDLETPDFEKVKEVFDEIEFRRLYENLYRAFAPAATETVAVNEAEAKDKQTPTVAEVKGQAMQLDLFANFEELEQATSTKSTIELNDHLYQFIDNPKAQKKLVDNLLQQKVVCFDTETTSLNELEAELVGMSFSYKKGLAYYIPLSENREEVLQTLEIFRPFFEKEDLLKIAHNLKYDYKVLQQYDITVKGAMFDTMIAHYLLNPDGRHGMDYLSEVYLNYKPVSIETIIGKKGKKQGSFRDADVRTQTDYAAEDADVTFQLYELFAPQLKKENLEELFYNIEMPLMEVLAKMELAGISLDEKWLAQESVDLENDLKQLEAKIFELSEEEFNMNSPKQLGEILFEKLQLDPKAKKTKTGQYATSEDVLQKLSSKHEIIKYILEYRTYQKLKSTYVDALPSQIEKKDNRVHTNFSQTTAATGRLASVNPNLQNIPIRTVRGQQIRGAFVSGEGKKIISADYSQIELRLIAEISGEDNMIKAFQNGEDIHASTAAKLFKIPLEEVSKTQRSQAKTVNFGIIYGQGAFALAEQTGLSRTEAKQMIEAYFETYPKLKEYMAEQVNKARQLGYVETILGRKRHLKDINSNNFVVRGHAERNAVNAPVQGSAADVVKLAMIKIDRELEEQQLKTKMLLQVHDELIFESPVDEIESASKLIKTEMENALKTQVPLLVEIGVGDNWLEAH